A single Streptomyces mirabilis DNA region contains:
- a CDS encoding GNAT family N-acetyltransferase has protein sequence MSLVRRAVPEDAEEVLRLRQVMIDSVFASAGPSSTEWHAQSLPTIRGRLADPDGDFAAFVVDHPDRPGALAALVAGTIEYRIGRAGNPHGAVGHVFSVATDPAARRRGYARACMETLLDWFRERDVPQVDLNASAVAEPLYASLGFVRKSDPSMRLQL, from the coding sequence ATGAGTCTCGTACGCCGTGCCGTGCCCGAGGACGCCGAGGAAGTACTGCGCCTGCGCCAGGTGATGATCGACTCGGTCTTCGCCTCCGCGGGCCCCTCGTCCACCGAGTGGCACGCCCAGTCCCTCCCGACCATACGCGGCAGGCTCGCCGACCCCGACGGGGACTTCGCGGCCTTCGTCGTCGACCACCCCGATCGTCCCGGCGCTCTCGCGGCGCTCGTCGCCGGGACGATCGAGTACCGGATCGGGCGCGCGGGCAATCCGCACGGCGCGGTCGGGCACGTCTTCAGCGTCGCGACGGATCCCGCCGCGCGGCGGCGGGGGTACGCGCGGGCGTGCATGGAAACGCTCCTCGACTGGTTCCGCGAACGGGACGTCCCCCAGGTCGACCTCAACGCGTCCGCCGTGGCCGAGCCGCTGTACGCCTCGCTCGGATTCGTCCGCAAGTCCGACCCGTCGATGCGTCTGCAGCTGTGA
- a CDS encoding DUF4429 domain-containing protein, translating into MGDVLAGFHAAWEFESDSVLIRFERGIRSPKLFQALGERRIPLEAIAGVTLTPGKRGTVVLHAVPRAGADPLMEAAAGQLKEGGDPYRLVLPADRETLAEYYADELRATLTEDAEPPERYLVAPPGAPLNFKAYDGKASFDGKAVSFRWFWTGASSAKWKAGDQSFPVTGLSGVEWRSPEVFEGHLRLLRREPATAQPAQADQDPAAVVFGLGYGPVHESLPFAASVLAAVRASGPAPVTAATAPRRDPADIADRIRHLGELHQAGLVTDEEFTTKKAELLAEL; encoded by the coding sequence ATGGGTGACGTACTGGCCGGATTTCATGCCGCCTGGGAGTTCGAGTCCGACTCCGTGCTCATCCGCTTCGAACGGGGGATCCGTTCGCCGAAGCTGTTCCAGGCGCTCGGCGAAAGGCGTATCCCCCTGGAGGCGATAGCGGGGGTCACACTGACGCCGGGCAAGCGCGGAACGGTCGTCCTGCACGCCGTGCCGCGAGCGGGCGCCGATCCGCTGATGGAGGCGGCCGCGGGACAGCTGAAGGAAGGGGGCGACCCCTATCGGCTGGTGCTGCCGGCCGATCGGGAGACCCTCGCCGAGTACTACGCGGACGAACTGCGCGCCACGCTCACCGAGGACGCCGAACCGCCCGAGCGCTACCTCGTCGCGCCGCCCGGGGCGCCGCTGAACTTCAAGGCCTACGACGGGAAGGCCTCCTTCGACGGCAAGGCGGTGTCCTTCCGCTGGTTCTGGACGGGCGCGTCCTCCGCCAAGTGGAAGGCCGGCGACCAGAGCTTCCCGGTCACCGGCCTCAGCGGGGTCGAATGGCGCTCCCCCGAGGTCTTCGAGGGCCATCTGCGGCTACTGCGGCGCGAGCCCGCCACCGCACAGCCCGCCCAGGCGGACCAGGACCCGGCGGCGGTCGTCTTCGGCCTCGGTTACGGCCCCGTCCACGAGTCCCTCCCGTTCGCCGCGTCGGTCCTCGCGGCCGTACGGGCCTCGGGTCCCGCCCCGGTGACCGCGGCCACGGCCCCCCGCCGCGACCCGGCCGACATCGCCGACCGCATCCGTCACCTCGGCGAACTCCACCAGGCGGGCCTGGTCACGGACGAGGAGTTCACGACGAAGAAGGCGGAACTGCTGGCCGAGCTCTGA
- a CDS encoding TetR family transcriptional regulator, with protein sequence METTADETSPRAGLRERKKQRTREALLRAALELFTTQGYERTTVDEIAEAVDVSQRTFFRYFAGKEEVALFTQGVAEARFLAAVRERPPQEAPLEALRRAVLEGWDTIGESIESVVPLELHMRAYQLIESTPALLAAYLRRSAELEEEIARVIAEREGLDVDADPRPRVAVAVFGGVMRITGRLWSEGTDHSIPAIRELTTAYLDQVGPALAEKWRTE encoded by the coding sequence ATGGAGACGACTGCCGACGAGACGTCGCCCCGGGCAGGCCTGCGCGAGCGCAAGAAGCAGCGCACCCGGGAGGCACTGCTGCGGGCCGCCCTCGAACTGTTCACCACCCAGGGTTACGAGCGGACGACCGTCGACGAGATCGCGGAGGCCGTCGACGTCTCGCAGCGCACCTTCTTCCGCTACTTCGCGGGCAAGGAGGAGGTCGCCCTGTTCACCCAGGGGGTCGCGGAGGCGCGCTTCCTCGCCGCCGTGCGCGAACGCCCGCCCCAGGAAGCCCCGTTGGAGGCGCTGCGCCGCGCCGTCCTGGAGGGCTGGGACACCATCGGCGAGTCGATCGAGTCCGTCGTGCCGCTCGAACTGCACATGCGCGCCTACCAGTTGATCGAGTCGACACCCGCCCTCCTCGCCGCCTATCTGCGCCGCTCCGCGGAACTGGAGGAGGAGATCGCGCGGGTCATCGCCGAGCGCGAGGGACTCGACGTGGACGCGGACCCGAGACCGCGCGTCGCGGTGGCCGTGTTCGGCGGAGTGATGCGCATCACGGGCCGCCTGTGGAGCGAGGGAACCGATCACAGCATCCCGGCGATCCGCGAGTTGACCACCGCTTACCTCGACCAGGTGGGGCCCGCGTTGGCGGAGAAGTGGCGCACGGAGTGA
- the aceE gene encoding pyruvate dehydrogenase (acetyl-transferring), homodimeric type → MVSGSDRNPIIIGGLPSQVPDFDPEETQEWLDSLDAAVDERGRERARYLMLRLIERAREKRVAVPEMRSTDYVNTIATKDEPFFPGNEEIERKVLNATRWNAAVMVSRAQRPGIGVGGHIATFASSASLYDVGFNHFFRGKDEGDGGDQIFFQGHASPGIYARAFLLDRLSEQQLDAFRQEKSKAPYGLSSYPHPRLMPGFWEFPTVSMGLGPLGAIFQARMNRYMEARGIADTSKSHVWAFLGDGEMDEPESLGQLSIAAREGLDNLTFVVNCNLQRLDGPVRGNGKIIQELESQFRGAGWNVIKLVWDRTWDPLLAQDRDGVLVNKLNTTPDGQFQTYATETGDYIRRHFFGDDHRLRAMVENMTDDQILHLGRGGHDHKKIFAAFSAAKAHKGQPTVILAQTVKGWTLGPNFEGRNATHQMKKLTVADLKGFRDRLHLPISDKELESGAPPYYHPGRNSEEIQYMHDRRKGLGGYVPTRVVRSQPLALPDDKAYASVKKGSGQQSIATTMAFVRLLKDLMRDKEIGKRFVLIAPDEYRTFGMDSFFPSAKIYNPLGQQYESVDRDLLLAYKESPTGQMLHDGISEAGCTASLIAAGSAYATHGEPLIPVYVFYSMFGFQRTGDQFWQMADQLARGFVLGATAGRTTLTGEGLQHADGHSQLLASTNPGCVAYDPAFGFEIAHIVKDGLRRMYGSSDEHPHGEDVFYYLTVYNEPIQHPAEPADVDVDGILKGIHRYAEGTSGSVPAQILASGVAVPWAVEAQRILAEEWNVRADVWSATSWNELRREAVDVERHNLLHPEEEQRVPYVTQKLSGAEGPFVAVSDWMRSVPDQISRWVPGTYQSLGADGFGFADTRGAARRFFHIDAQSIVVAVLTELAREGKVDRSVLKQAIDRYQLLDVASADPGAAGGDA, encoded by the coding sequence GTGGTTTCCGGATCCGATCGCAATCCGATCATCATTGGCGGCCTTCCCAGTCAGGTCCCGGACTTCGACCCCGAAGAGACCCAGGAGTGGCTCGACTCCCTCGACGCCGCCGTCGACGAGCGCGGCCGTGAGCGCGCCCGCTATCTGATGCTGCGGCTGATCGAAAGGGCCCGCGAGAAGCGCGTGGCCGTGCCCGAGATGCGCAGCACGGACTACGTCAACACGATCGCCACCAAGGACGAGCCCTTCTTCCCCGGCAACGAGGAGATCGAGCGCAAGGTCCTCAACGCCACCCGCTGGAACGCGGCCGTGATGGTCTCGCGCGCCCAGCGTCCCGGCATCGGCGTCGGCGGCCACATCGCCACCTTCGCCTCCTCCGCCTCGCTCTACGACGTCGGCTTCAACCACTTCTTCCGCGGCAAGGACGAGGGCGACGGCGGCGACCAGATCTTCTTCCAGGGGCACGCCTCCCCCGGTATCTACGCCCGCGCGTTCCTCCTCGACCGGCTCTCCGAGCAGCAGCTCGACGCGTTCCGGCAGGAGAAGTCGAAGGCTCCGTACGGTCTGTCCTCGTACCCGCACCCGCGCCTGATGCCGGGCTTCTGGGAGTTCCCGACCGTCTCCATGGGCCTCGGTCCGCTCGGCGCGATCTTCCAGGCGCGGATGAACCGCTACATGGAGGCGCGCGGCATCGCGGACACCTCCAAGTCACACGTCTGGGCGTTCCTCGGGGACGGCGAGATGGACGAGCCGGAATCGCTCGGACAGCTGTCCATCGCCGCTCGAGAGGGCCTGGACAACCTGACCTTCGTCGTCAACTGCAACCTCCAGCGCCTCGACGGCCCGGTACGCGGCAACGGAAAGATCATCCAGGAGCTGGAGTCCCAGTTCCGGGGCGCCGGCTGGAACGTCATCAAGCTGGTCTGGGACCGCACCTGGGACCCGCTGCTCGCGCAAGACCGCGACGGCGTGCTGGTCAACAAGCTGAACACCACCCCGGACGGCCAGTTCCAGACGTACGCCACCGAGACGGGCGACTACATCCGCCGGCACTTCTTCGGTGACGACCACCGGCTGCGGGCGATGGTCGAGAACATGACCGACGACCAGATCCTGCACCTGGGGCGCGGCGGTCACGACCACAAGAAGATCTTCGCGGCGTTCTCGGCGGCCAAGGCGCACAAGGGCCAGCCGACGGTGATCCTGGCGCAGACGGTCAAGGGCTGGACGCTCGGCCCGAACTTCGAGGGCCGCAACGCCACGCACCAGATGAAGAAGCTGACGGTCGCCGACCTCAAGGGCTTCCGGGACCGTCTGCACCTGCCGATCTCCGACAAGGAGCTGGAGTCCGGCGCGCCGCCGTACTACCACCCGGGCCGCAACTCGGAAGAGATCCAGTACATGCACGACCGCCGCAAGGGGCTCGGCGGATACGTCCCCACGCGCGTCGTACGGTCGCAGCCGCTGGCCCTGCCGGACGACAAGGCGTACGCGAGTGTGAAGAAGGGCTCCGGTCAGCAGTCGATCGCCACGACCATGGCGTTCGTGCGACTGCTGAAGGACCTCATGCGGGACAAGGAGATCGGCAAGCGGTTCGTGCTGATCGCGCCCGACGAGTACCGCACGTTCGGCATGGACTCGTTCTTCCCGAGCGCGAAGATCTACAACCCGCTCGGCCAGCAGTACGAGTCCGTGGACCGCGATCTGCTCCTGGCCTACAAGGAGTCGCCGACCGGTCAGATGCTGCACGACGGCATCTCCGAGGCGGGCTGCACGGCCTCGCTGATCGCCGCGGGTTCGGCGTACGCCACGCACGGCGAGCCGCTGATCCCGGTCTACGTCTTCTACTCGATGTTCGGTTTCCAGCGCACCGGTGACCAGTTCTGGCAGATGGCCGACCAGTTGGCGCGCGGTTTCGTCCTGGGCGCGACCGCCGGCCGTACGACTCTGACCGGTGAGGGCCTTCAGCACGCGGACGGCCACTCGCAGCTGCTCGCCTCGACCAACCCGGGCTGTGTCGCGTACGACCCGGCGTTCGGGTTCGAGATCGCGCACATCGTCAAGGACGGTCTACGCCGGATGTACGGCTCGTCCGACGAACACCCGCACGGCGAGGACGTCTTCTACTACCTCACCGTCTACAACGAGCCGATCCAGCACCCGGCCGAGCCCGCGGACGTCGACGTCGACGGCATCCTCAAGGGCATCCACCGCTACGCGGAAGGGACTTCGGGTTCCGTCCCGGCGCAGATCCTGGCGTCCGGTGTCGCCGTGCCGTGGGCGGTCGAGGCGCAGCGGATCCTCGCCGAGGAGTGGAACGTACGCGCCGACGTCTGGTCGGCGACCTCCTGGAACGAGCTGCGGCGCGAGGCCGTCGACGTGGAGCGGCACAATCTGCTGCACCCCGAGGAGGAGCAGCGCGTCCCCTATGTGACGCAGAAGCTGAGCGGCGCCGAGGGTCCGTTCGTGGCCGTCTCCGACTGGATGCGATCGGTTCCGGACCAGATCTCGCGATGGGTGCCGGGCACGTACCAGTCGCTCGGCGCGGACGGCTTCGGCTTCGCGGACACGCGCGGCGCGGCCCGGCGCTTCTTCCACATCGACGCGCAGTCGATCGTGGTCGCGGTGCTGACCGAGCTGGCCCGTGAGGGCAAGGTCGACCGGTCGGTGCTGAAGCAGGCGATCGACCGCTATCAGCTGCTCGACGTGGCGTCGGCCGACCCGGGAGCCGCGGGCGGCGACGCGTAG
- a CDS encoding peroxiredoxin has product MAIEVGTEAPEFELKDNHGATVKLSDFRGEKNVVLLFYPFAFTGVCTGELCALRDELPKFVNDDVQLLAVSNDSIHTLRVFGEQEGLEYPLLSDFWPHGNTSRAYGVFDEDKGCAVRGTFIIDKAGVVRWTVVNGLPDARDLNEYVKALDTL; this is encoded by the coding sequence ATGGCGATCGAGGTCGGCACCGAGGCACCGGAATTCGAGCTCAAGGACAACCACGGCGCCACCGTGAAGCTGTCCGACTTCCGCGGTGAGAAGAACGTGGTGCTGCTCTTCTACCCGTTCGCCTTCACCGGCGTGTGCACCGGCGAGCTGTGTGCCCTGCGCGACGAACTGCCGAAGTTCGTCAACGACGACGTCCAGCTGCTGGCCGTCTCCAACGACTCCATCCACACCCTGCGCGTCTTCGGCGAGCAGGAGGGCCTGGAGTACCCGCTGCTCTCCGATTTCTGGCCGCACGGCAACACTTCGCGCGCGTACGGCGTCTTCGACGAGGACAAGGGTTGTGCCGTGCGCGGCACCTTCATCATCGACAAGGCGGGCGTCGTCCGCTGGACCGTCGTCAACGGTCTGCCGGACGCGCGTGACCTGAACGAGTACGTGAAGGCGCTCGACACTCTGTGA
- a CDS encoding serine hydrolase domain-containing protein, giving the protein MSLQSSLASIENWPVPTAAVAVVRADGAVLGSHGLVDHRFALASVTKPLAAYAALVAYEEGAIELDEPAGPPGSTVRHLLAHTSGLAFDEHRVTAAPGERRLYSNAGFEVLGDHVAKATDIPFGEYLRQAVLEPLGMTRTSLDGSPAKDGVSTVADLVRFVAEVQVPRLLDPRTVVEAMTVQYPGTKGVLPGYGHQNPNDWGLGFEIRDSKSPHWTGVSSSPRTFGHFGQSGTFLWIDPVAGAACVALTDRAFGAWATEAWTPFTDTVLTALRA; this is encoded by the coding sequence ATGTCTTTGCAGAGCAGCCTGGCGTCGATCGAGAACTGGCCCGTTCCCACGGCGGCCGTGGCCGTCGTCCGCGCGGACGGGGCGGTGCTCGGGTCGCACGGCCTTGTCGATCACCGTTTCGCCCTCGCCTCGGTCACCAAGCCGCTGGCCGCGTACGCCGCGCTCGTCGCGTACGAGGAGGGGGCGATCGAGCTCGACGAGCCGGCGGGGCCGCCCGGATCGACGGTCCGTCACCTGCTCGCCCACACCTCCGGGCTCGCGTTCGACGAGCACCGGGTGACGGCCGCGCCCGGGGAGCGGCGGTTGTACTCCAACGCCGGGTTCGAGGTGCTCGGGGACCATGTCGCCAAGGCGACCGACATCCCCTTCGGGGAGTATCTGCGGCAGGCGGTGCTGGAGCCGCTGGGGATGACGAGGACGTCGCTGGACGGCTCGCCCGCGAAGGACGGGGTGTCGACGGTGGCGGACCTGGTGCGCTTCGTGGCCGAGGTGCAGGTGCCGCGGCTGCTGGACCCGCGTACGGTCGTGGAGGCGATGACCGTCCAGTACCCCGGTACGAAGGGGGTGCTGCCCGGGTACGGCCACCAGAACCCCAACGACTGGGGGCTCGGCTTCGAGATCCGCGACTCCAAGTCCCCCCACTGGACGGGGGTTTCCTCCTCGCCCCGGACCTTCGGTCACTTCGGGCAGTCCGGTACGTTCCTGTGGATCGACCCGGTGGCGGGCGCGGCGTGCGTCGCCCTCACGGACCGCGCGTTCGGCGCCTGGGCGACGGAAGCGTGGACCCCGTTCACGGACACCGTACTGACAGCCCTACGAGCCTGA
- a CDS encoding alpha/beta hydrolase — MTSFDTSPQLNVWRALLALAVVFVMLATSGWTALQGHRGATPLQASRSAWEHGSVAGQRLPDPDSTPSRLARFFASLDARERTGLAHRYPLAVGNMNGAPVPLRYEANRVAIGQQRKVEKKRMHDNRLSSLGQQQAGRRMHRYEAMLQKGRDFLAFDPMGSGRVAEVFGNLDRAERISIVVPGVDTDLLTFQRTNKKYSAPVGMAQALYGAEHAAAPLARTAVIAWADYTTPSGLGMDAATGSRAEEGAIRLNALLRALPGRAPVALYCHSYGSVLCGLAARTMPSRVSDIAVAGSPGMRAQKASSLHTTARVWAMRDPGDWIQDVPYLEFGGLGHGADPVSKAFGARVLSARGANGHGGYFEPGTESLRNFAEIGIGAYQAVQCAHEDDACREGLSDAPAAGRA; from the coding sequence GTGACTTCCTTCGACACATCCCCCCAACTGAACGTCTGGCGCGCACTGCTCGCGCTGGCCGTGGTGTTCGTGATGCTGGCCACAAGTGGCTGGACCGCACTCCAGGGCCATCGAGGGGCAACCCCTCTTCAGGCGTCCCGCTCCGCGTGGGAGCACGGCAGCGTCGCCGGACAGCGACTGCCTGACCCGGACTCCACGCCGAGCCGCCTCGCCCGCTTCTTCGCGTCCCTCGACGCCCGCGAGCGCACCGGTCTCGCCCACCGCTATCCGCTCGCGGTCGGCAACATGAACGGCGCGCCCGTGCCTCTGCGCTACGAGGCCAACCGCGTCGCCATCGGCCAGCAGCGCAAGGTCGAGAAGAAGCGCATGCACGACAACCGGCTCTCGTCCCTGGGACAGCAGCAGGCCGGGCGCCGCATGCACCGCTACGAGGCGATGCTGCAGAAGGGGCGCGATTTCCTCGCCTTCGACCCCATGGGTTCGGGCCGGGTCGCCGAGGTCTTCGGAAACCTCGACCGGGCCGAGCGGATCTCCATCGTGGTGCCGGGCGTCGACACCGATCTGCTCACGTTCCAGCGCACCAACAAGAAGTACTCGGCGCCGGTCGGCATGGCGCAGGCCCTGTACGGGGCCGAGCACGCCGCCGCCCCCCTGGCCCGCACGGCCGTGATCGCCTGGGCCGACTACACCACGCCCAGCGGACTCGGCATGGACGCCGCCACCGGCAGCCGCGCCGAGGAGGGCGCGATCCGGCTGAACGCGCTGCTGCGCGCCCTGCCCGGCCGTGCACCCGTCGCGCTCTACTGCCACAGCTACGGCTCGGTGCTGTGCGGCCTCGCCGCCCGCACCATGCCCTCCCGGGTCTCCGACATAGCGGTCGCCGGCAGCCCCGGCATGCGGGCCCAGAAGGCGTCCTCGCTGCACACCACCGCCCGGGTCTGGGCGATGCGGGACCCCGGCGACTGGATCCAGGACGTGCCCTACCTCGAATTCGGCGGGCTCGGACACGGCGCCGACCCGGTGTCGAAGGCGTTCGGGGCCCGGGTGCTGTCCGCGCGGGGCGCGAACGGCCACGGAGGCTATTTCGAGCCGGGCACCGAGAGCCTGCGCAACTTCGCCGAGATCGGCATTGGCGCGTACCAGGCGGTGCAGTGCGCACACGAGGATGACGCGTGCCGAGAGGGTTTGTCCGACGCCCCGGCGGCGGGACGCGCGTAG
- a CDS encoding MerR family transcriptional regulator, whose translation MTVMETTAEAAETGTSTRTGDCAAPPHRHRRPDGQDNYTISEVVAFTGLTAHTLRWYERIGLMPHIDRSHTGQRRYSNRDLDWLDLVGKLRLTGMPVADMVRYAELVREGDDTYIARFELLEATRRDVKARIAELQDTLAVLDHKISFYADAGRALASERSR comes from the coding sequence ATGACGGTGATGGAGACCACGGCCGAGGCCGCCGAGACCGGCACCAGTACGCGTACCGGGGACTGCGCCGCCCCGCCCCACCGGCACCGGCGCCCGGACGGTCAGGACAACTACACGATCAGCGAGGTCGTCGCCTTCACCGGCCTCACCGCGCACACCCTGCGCTGGTACGAGCGGATCGGGCTGATGCCACACATCGACCGCTCGCACACCGGCCAGCGCCGCTACAGCAACCGCGACCTGGACTGGCTCGACCTGGTCGGCAAGCTCCGGCTGACCGGTATGCCGGTCGCCGACATGGTTCGGTACGCGGAGCTGGTGCGCGAGGGGGACGACACCTACATCGCGCGCTTCGAGCTCCTGGAGGCGACCCGCCGCGACGTCAAGGCGCGGATCGCCGAGCTCCAGGACACCCTGGCGGTCCTCGACCACAAGATCAGTTTCTACGCGGACGCCGGGCGTGCCCTGGCGTCGGAGAGGTCCCGATGA
- a CDS encoding DUF3052 domain-containing protein, with product MSATADHAEERTNPAGRLGFEPGQVVQEIGFDDDVDHELREGIESLIGQDLVDEDYDDVADVVLLWFRDEDGDLTDALVDAIGLLEDGGMIWLLTPKTGRDGYVEPSDISDAAQTAGLSQTKSISVGKEWSGTRLATPKSKR from the coding sequence GTGAGCGCGACCGCGGACCACGCGGAGGAGCGGACCAACCCGGCCGGCAGGCTGGGGTTCGAGCCCGGACAGGTGGTCCAGGAGATCGGCTTCGACGACGACGTTGACCACGAGCTCCGTGAAGGTATCGAATCGTTGATCGGCCAGGACCTGGTCGACGAGGACTACGACGACGTCGCTGACGTCGTGTTGCTGTGGTTCCGCGACGAGGACGGCGACCTTACGGACGCTCTGGTGGACGCCATCGGTCTCCTTGAGGACGGCGGCATGATCTGGCTGCTGACCCCGAAGACCGGCCGGGACGGCTACGTCGAGCCCAGCGACATCAGTGACGCCGCCCAGACTGCCGGCCTCTCCCAGACGAAGAGCATCTCGGTCGGGAAGGAGTGGTCGGGCACGCGTCTGGCCACGCCCAAGTCGAAGCGCTGA
- a CDS encoding potassium channel family protein: MNEQSVQVRWEQRTQRPLLGLAVAFAVAYAVPIVDSDASRGLTGACTAVEWTVWGAFAADYLVRLILVRDRKDFVRTHWMDLCAVILPILQPLRLLRLVATLTLVGRRARMDQQIRLTTYVGGAVVGLLMFGSLAVLSVERESPNGNIKTLGDAVWWSFTTMTTVGYGDHAPTTGLGRMIAVGLMLSGIALLGVVTANIAAWFISRFEKDDVEERRQTAAIESLTEEVRALRAEVAALAGGVRHPVPGGAEEHSR, from the coding sequence ATGAACGAGCAATCGGTGCAGGTCCGTTGGGAGCAGCGCACGCAGCGGCCCCTGCTGGGACTCGCGGTGGCCTTCGCCGTCGCCTATGCCGTGCCGATCGTGGACAGCGACGCGAGCCGTGGCCTGACGGGCGCGTGCACGGCCGTGGAGTGGACGGTGTGGGGCGCGTTCGCCGCCGACTATCTCGTGCGCCTCATACTCGTCCGGGACCGCAAGGACTTCGTCCGTACGCACTGGATGGACCTGTGCGCGGTGATCCTGCCGATCCTCCAGCCGCTGCGGCTGCTGCGGCTCGTCGCGACGCTCACGCTCGTCGGGCGGCGGGCTCGGATGGATCAGCAGATCCGGCTGACGACCTACGTCGGGGGCGCGGTCGTCGGGCTGCTGATGTTCGGCTCGCTCGCGGTGCTGTCGGTGGAGCGGGAGTCGCCGAACGGGAACATCAAGACGCTGGGTGACGCCGTGTGGTGGTCGTTCACCACGATGACGACGGTGGGGTACGGGGATCACGCGCCGACCACCGGCCTCGGGCGGATGATCGCGGTCGGGCTGATGCTCTCCGGGATCGCGCTGCTCGGTGTCGTGACCGCGAACATCGCCGCGTGGTTCATCTCGCGGTTCGAGAAGGACGACGTGGAGGAGCGGCGGCAGACGGCGGCGATCGAGTCGCTCACGGAGGAAGTGCGGGCGCTCCGTGCGGAGGTGGCCGCGCTGGCTGGTGGGGTTCGGCACCCGGTGCCGGGGGGTGCGGAAGAGCATTCGCGCTAG
- a CDS encoding MFS transporter, producing MTSQTTIDTTGSGDKAPVTPSDKAPSDGLRGHPWFTLFTVAVGVMMVALDGTIVAIANPAIQKDLDASFADVQWITNGYFLALAVTLITAGKLGDRFGHRQTFLIGVVGFAAASGAIGFSSSIALVVTFRVFQGLFGALLMPAALGLLRATFPAEKLNMAIGIWGMVIGASTAGGPILGGLLVQHVSWQSVFFINVPVGVIALVLGLMILLDHRAENAPRSFDVLGIALLSGAMFCLVWALIKAPTWGWGSGLTWTFLGASVLGFVLFALWEKRVEEPLIPLGLFRSVPLSAGVVLMVLMAIAFLGGLFFVTFYLQNVHGMSPVDAGLHLLPLTGMMIVGSPLAGALITKTGPRIPLAGGMALTAISMYGMSTLDTGTSGAVMSLWFAGLGLGLAPVMVGATEVIVGNAPMELSGVAGGLQQAAMQIGGSLGTAVLGAVMASKVDGDLAGNWADAKLPPLTPAQLDQASEAVQVGAAPVAPGTPAALAEKITTVAHDTFISGMSLACLVAAGVAVVAVFVALLTKRGENAEAAGAGAGHI from the coding sequence ATGACTAGTCAGACCACCATCGACACGACGGGTTCGGGGGACAAGGCTCCGGTCACTCCGTCGGACAAGGCGCCGTCCGACGGGCTGCGCGGCCATCCGTGGTTCACCCTGTTCACCGTTGCCGTCGGCGTCATGATGGTCGCCCTGGACGGCACCATCGTGGCCATCGCCAACCCGGCCATCCAGAAGGACCTGGACGCGAGCTTCGCCGACGTCCAGTGGATCACCAACGGCTACTTCCTCGCGCTCGCGGTCACCCTGATCACCGCGGGCAAGCTCGGTGACCGCTTCGGGCACCGTCAGACCTTCCTCATAGGCGTGGTCGGTTTCGCCGCGGCCTCCGGCGCGATCGGCTTCTCCAGCAGCATCGCCCTGGTCGTCACCTTCCGCGTCTTCCAGGGTCTGTTCGGCGCGCTGCTGATGCCGGCCGCGCTCGGCCTGCTGAGGGCCACCTTCCCGGCCGAGAAGCTGAACATGGCGATCGGCATCTGGGGCATGGTCATCGGCGCCTCCACCGCGGGCGGCCCGATCCTCGGCGGCCTGCTGGTCCAGCACGTCAGCTGGCAGTCGGTGTTCTTCATCAACGTGCCGGTGGGCGTCATCGCGCTGGTCCTCGGCCTGATGATCCTCCTCGACCACCGCGCCGAGAACGCCCCCCGCTCCTTCGACGTCCTGGGCATCGCGCTGCTCTCCGGCGCCATGTTCTGCCTGGTCTGGGCGCTCATCAAGGCCCCGACCTGGGGCTGGGGCTCCGGCCTGACCTGGACGTTCCTGGGCGCCTCGGTGCTCGGCTTCGTGCTCTTCGCCCTGTGGGAGAAGCGGGTCGAGGAGCCGCTGATCCCGCTGGGGCTGTTCCGCTCCGTACCGCTGTCGGCCGGTGTGGTCCTCATGGTGCTGATGGCCATCGCCTTCCTGGGCGGCCTTTTCTTTGTCACGTTCTACTTGCAGAACGTGCACGGCATGAGCCCGGTCGACGCAGGTCTGCACCTCCTCCCGCTCACCGGAATGATGATCGTGGGCTCGCCGCTGGCCGGCGCCCTGATCACCAAGACGGGGCCGCGCATCCCGCTGGCGGGCGGCATGGCCCTCACCGCGATCTCCATGTACGGCATGTCCACGCTGGACACGGGCACCAGCGGTGCCGTGATGTCGCTCTGGTTCGCCGGTCTCGGTCTCGGCCTCGCGCCGGTCATGGTCGGCGCCACCGAGGTCATCGTGGGCAACGCGCCGATGGAGCTCTCCGGCGTGGCCGGCGGTCTCCAGCAGGCCGCGATGCAGATCGGCGGCAGCCTCGGTACGGCCGTGCTGGGCGCCGTGATGGCCTCCAAGGTCGACGGCGACCTCGCGGGCAACTGGGCCGACGCCAAGCTGCCGCCGCTCACTCCGGCCCAGCTCGACCAGGCCTCCGAAGCCGTCCAGGTCGGCGCCGCGCCGGTTGCCCCGGGCACCCCGGCCGCACTCGCCGAGAAGATCACGACCGTCGCCCACGACACGTTCATCTCCGGCATGAGCCTGGCCTGCCTGGTCGCCGCCGGGGTCGCCGTCGTGGCGGTCTTCGTCGCGCTCCTCACCAAGCGGGGCGAGAACGCCGAGGCGGCGGGGGCGGGCGCCGGCCATATCTGA